The genomic segment GCTTGTAGAATCCTTCTTCAACAATCAGATAGATGTCAGACGCATGGCTTTCAAAAACCACTTTTTTAATAATTTGTGTGCTTAAATGGTAAGGAATACTCCCAACAATTTTATACCTCTGTTTGTTAGGGAATTGAAACTGTAGAATATCTTGGTGAATTAAAGTGACACGAGTATTCAGTTTTAATTTTTCTGACGATAAGTTGAATAGATGACTGTCTAATTCAATAGACGTTACCTGTTTACTTATTTTAGCCAGTTTCGTCGTTAAATGCCCTTTACCTGTTCCAATTTCGTAAACGGTATCGGTTTCTTTTAAATTCAATTGTTTTATTATTTGGTTGAGTACTTTTTCACTCGTTAAAAAGTTTTGAGAATATTTTATATTTTTGTTCATGTAATCTCTCCTGAAGTGATTACATCTATAAACAAATACAGAAGTTAAACGATTTGTTTGTAATTTTAGTTATCTGTTTAAAAAGTCATAAGATTAGTCACTGGTAGGAATTAATCTAACGTATTTATTTATCTGCGTAATCACTGTTTTTAGTCTGTTTCAAAACAGTAGATGTTTTATCTACATTACGCATTTGGAATACCAACATGACGAATCCCTCCTTCTTAATTACAAATTTTTAGCATCTAATTTAACTTCAATTCCTATTATACAAAATTTTAAGATAATGCACTATCAACACACTCTTAAGTTTGCTTCTAAGTCTTATTTCCATAACTTTAGGGTTAACCATACGCAAGACCAATCACTCTCGGACAATACTCATGATTTTAATGATAAAATCCATGTTAAACCCATAGATAAGAAATACACCTGCAATAACCGTTACCTGTTTGTGCCAATTTAAAAATGCACCACTTTTTTATAATTAAAACGGTTGAAAACTGTACCACTAATAACTCACAATAGAGAGATGTCACCGTCAAGTTAAATGTACAAAATAACAGCGAAATTTTTAAATCTATTTCTTATCGATACAAATTCCTCGTAGGCGCTCGGGACCCCTAATAGTATCAAGATAAGAAGAAAAGGGTATTTTGCTCCGCAAAAACCCTTTTAAAAACCGTGGGCTTCCGCCCACCCCTGACAAACGCAATGCGTTTGATCATGCCTCTGAAAAGTAGCTTTATCACGTAATTACTTTTCGTCGCTCAGCAAAAGCTAAATGCCTAAAATAAAAAGACAAGGGTAAACGTTGCTCACGTTGTTCGCCCTTGTCTTTATTATTTATAGCCATTTTAAACGCTTATGCCGACGAAAAGTAATAATCACGTGTAAATATACTCGAATTGATTTAAAACGTCTTAGAACGCAAATATGAGCTTCTAACGACTTAACCCCCTTGGCTTTTCAGCAGGGGGCATATTTTTTATTTAATTCCTCACTCTTTATAAACTTGGTTTTCTTTTTGCCAATTCGATTTTATGTACTCTTTTATAAAAAGAGTATTCCTCTCTGTTAGCAATTCGAACCAACCAGCAGGAGCTCGGTCAGACATACAATAATCAGCAAAATCTTTTAGCAGAGTGGTTAATATTTCCCTAAAAAAGACCACTTCCGAGAGAAGTAGTAGGAGTGAGCTTATGCCGAGAAAACTTTTGACTAAAAGCTGGGCCGAAGTACGCTTGGACGGGCTGAGCCGAAAGGCTTTAGCGTTTCGGGCAGGCACGTCAGCAGGACGACTGGCCAAGGTTTCTTTTAGTCAAAAGGAAATTGGAATAAGTCAGCGAACGGTAGTATTTGCGACTAACTTTATTTTAGTGTATAATTAACGTGTCGAGGGAACAAGTTTACTTAAAGGAGGAAATATTATGACTACAGCATTGAAAAATGTAGCATTTAAAATGGATTCAGATACTTTAGATTTAGCTAGCGAGGTTATTAAGGAGAATGGATATAACCTTAATAAAGTGATGAGATTGTATTTGAAGAATGTAGCTATTACTAAGAAAATTGATTTGCCAACTGAAGAAGAATTAGACAATGAATTTTTGTTTATGCAGTTAAAGAGTGAAGTTAAACAAAGGGTTTCAGATGTACAGAATGGAAAATATTATTCTGATTCTGATTTGGTAGAACGATATGGATTATAAGATTAAATATGCGGAAGGAGCGCTGAAAGATTTGGACAAAATCTATGATTTTGTTTCAAATGTCAGCGTTTCTGGAGCAAAGAATGTAGTCAATAAGATTCGTTCGAAAGTTAATAATTTAGCTTTTATGCCGTCAGGGTTTGATTTTGATGATAGAATTGGACGCAGATTGCATGACAGTTTCAAAACAGAAGCGATAATCTCAGGAGATTATCTTATTCTGTTTGTGGTAGATGAAAAGAATAAAGAAGTGATTATCACTCATTTTATTTCTTCGAAATCAAATTATATGAGGTTGTTAAAAAAATAGAAAGGTCAACAAAGACGAAAAGCCCAGACGGCAATCTGGACTTTTCTGAGAAAATTTAATTACTTAATTTGTTGAATAGATTATAGCATGAAATCTAATGAAATTCAAGTCCTTGACCCTACTCAAAGAAGAGAAAAAGGGGATAAAGGGATAGTTATAAATGAGTGGGAAAAATTGACCGCCCCTTCTAACAGGCGGTTAAGTATGCAAAGTTTGCACTTTTTGAGTTTTGACCTTGATTGGTCGATAGACAGAATTACAATCGTAGGTGTTTTGAACCAGTTCGATTTTGCTCACACCTTTGTCAACGAGGACGGAGAAATCATCTATGAGAAAGGCGAAGCCTTTTCGCTCAACCAAGCAATGCCAATCCTTGCGAGAGAGGGGGCTGCTGAACCCGCTGGAGCTGGTTGGCGCTTGGTTGACAAATACGGAGAGAATATCGCTTACGTCGAAACTCTACCTTTCAAAGACCCAAAAACTGGCGAGGAGAAAGGGCGGATTGACTTCAACCCAAACAAGATTCAGCAGTTTTTGAATACTGATTTGCGTACTTTCATTCAGACAATGTTCAAGAATCCGCACTTCTCACGGGCTGACATAGCTTGCGATATTCTCAATCTTCCAGACGACTACGTGAGCCAATATAGGCTGGCTGATGCGGTCTCATTCAGGCCGTATTATGGCACGAATGGAGCGCTTGAGACTGCCTATTGGGGCGCACGTTCGTCTGAACGTCAAGTTCGTATGTATAATAAGCGACTGGAGCAAGAGAAGAAGCGACAAGTTTTGCCCGAAGAGGTAAAAACTTGGTGGCGCCTGGAGCTTCAGTTACGGAGAGGGAAAGCAGATGAATGGGTCGATATTGTCCACGATACGCTAGATAGCTTTTATTCTTTGCATTATTTTCCTACTGATATGAAGGTTACTGATAAAGTAATGATAGCAGGCTTACACGCTGATCATCAGCTCATTAGTCAATTAGCGGTTAGGACAAGGCAAAAGTATCGTAAGTTGATGAAACAACTTACGAAGCAAGACGAGCTGACCCAACATTTGAAATCCACGTTCTCGAATGAAATCGAGCGCTTGAAAAATGAGTTGAGTTTATGGCTTCACAATGCTAAGGTGGCAGAAAATGAAGCAGGGGGAGAGTAGACGTTAGTCTGCTCTTTTTTTGTCTGCAATGCGGTAGCGCAGACAATCGCCCGTATGAGGGCGACAGAGGACGTTGGGAGCG from the Streptococcus suis genome contains:
- the erm(B) gene encoding 23S rRNA (adenine(2058)-N(6))-methyltransferase Erm(B), with the translated sequence MNKNIKYSQNFLTSEKVLNQIIKQLNLKETDTVYEIGTGKGHLTTKLAKISKQVTSIELDSHLFNLSSEKLKLNTRVTLIHQDILQFQFPNKQRYKIVGSIPYHLSTQIIKKVVFESHASDIYLIVEEGFYKRTLDIHRTLGLLLHTQVSIQQLLKLPAECFHPKPKVNSVLIKLTRHTTDVPDKYWKLYTYFVSKWVNREYRQLFTKNQFHQAMKHAKVNNLSTITYEQVLSIFNSYLLFNGRK
- a CDS encoding 23S rRNA methyltransferase attenuation leader peptide, with the protein product MLVFQMRNVDKTSTVLKQTKNSDYADK
- a CDS encoding antitoxin, with translation MTTALKNVAFKMDSDTLDLASEVIKENGYNLNKVMRLYLKNVAITKKIDLPTEEELDNEFLFMQLKSEVKQRVSDVQNGKYYSDSDLVERYGL
- a CDS encoding type II toxin-antitoxin system RelE/ParE family toxin, yielding MDYKIKYAEGALKDLDKIYDFVSNVSVSGAKNVVNKIRSKVNNLAFMPSGFDFDDRIGRRLHDSFKTEAIISGDYLILFVVDEKNKEVIITHFISSKSNYMRLLKK
- a CDS encoding replication initiation factor domain-containing protein, producing the protein MKSNEIQVLDPTQRREKGDKGIVINEWEKLTAPSNRRLSMQSLHFLSFDLDWSIDRITIVGVLNQFDFAHTFVNEDGEIIYEKGEAFSLNQAMPILAREGAAEPAGAGWRLVDKYGENIAYVETLPFKDPKTGEEKGRIDFNPNKIQQFLNTDLRTFIQTMFKNPHFSRADIACDILNLPDDYVSQYRLADAVSFRPYYGTNGALETAYWGARSSERQVRMYNKRLEQEKKRQVLPEEVKTWWRLELQLRRGKADEWVDIVHDTLDSFYSLHYFPTDMKVTDKVMIAGLHADHQLISQLAVRTRQKYRKLMKQLTKQDELTQHLKSTFSNEIERLKNELSLWLHNAKVAENEAGGE